From the Leptotrichia sp. oral taxon 221 genome, one window contains:
- the mreC gene encoding rod shape-determining protein MreC, translating to MGIGKSPKKNLGRNVLIIAILITVLFAFKNRLASTFKFADGMTQAVNFRLAKMKGMLYKQTLKFKSRVNDISYIDEYVERNKTRDFELQKNKVQNMELANLKIENEKLRQMLEMRTKQPSEYIAADIALVENGSSSDTIYINKGKNQGLSLNLPVMYDGYLIGKISKINDEYSEVMLLTSKKSRMSVVVNGTDMQILRGNGNGTFSILNYNENVNDKTVFNIETSGVSDIFPRGIKIGAFKIRDINAFKKMKEMRFKPAYNVFDIQSVLVYKWSTNTLNTEINKSVEEEFKKNKETSQTN from the coding sequence ATGGGTATAGGTAAATCTCCTAAAAAAAATCTAGGTAGAAATGTATTAATTATTGCAATTTTAATAACAGTTTTATTTGCTTTCAAAAATAGATTGGCATCGACTTTTAAATTTGCAGATGGAATGACACAGGCAGTCAATTTTAGGCTTGCTAAAATGAAAGGAATGCTTTATAAGCAGACGTTAAAATTTAAGTCAAGAGTGAATGATATAAGTTATATAGATGAATATGTGGAAAGAAATAAAACAAGAGATTTTGAATTACAAAAAAATAAAGTTCAAAATATGGAATTAGCAAATTTAAAAATCGAAAATGAAAAATTAAGACAAATGTTGGAAATGAGAACGAAACAACCATCTGAGTATATTGCAGCAGATATAGCTTTAGTTGAAAATGGAAGTTCTTCAGACACAATATACATAAACAAAGGTAAAAATCAAGGATTATCATTAAATTTACCAGTAATGTATGACGGTTATCTAATTGGAAAAATTTCTAAAATAAATGATGAATATTCAGAAGTTATGTTATTGACAAGTAAAAAATCTAGAATGAGTGTAGTTGTAAATGGAACAGATATGCAAATTTTAAGAGGAAATGGAAACGGAACTTTTTCAATCTTGAATTATAATGAAAATGTAAATGATAAAACAGTATTCAATATAGAAACTTCAGGAGTGAGCGATATTTTTCCTAGAGGTATAAAAATTGGAGCGTTTAAAATTAGAGATATAAATGCATTTAAAAAAATGAAGGAAATGAGATTTAAACCAGCATATAATGTGTTTGATATTCAAAGTGTATTAGTGTATAAATGGAGTACAAATACTTTAAATACAGAGATAAATAAGAGTGTTGAAGAAGAATTTAAAAAGAATAAAGAAACATCACAGACAAACTAA
- a CDS encoding hydroxymethylglutaryl-CoA synthase, producing the protein MKIGIDKIGFAMPKYFLDIADLAKARNINANKYVKGLLQLEMSIAPITQDIVTLGATAASEFLTEEDKKNIDMIIIGTESGIDQSKSASIFIHSLLGLSPFTRAIEVKEACYGGTAAIAIAKNHVASNPESSVLVITSDLAKYGIGATGESTQGAGSCAMLIKKDPSILILNDDNVYQTRDIMDFWRPNYSDFPHVDGHFSTKQYLDCLETTWNEYSKKFNKSLDNFEAICFHLPFPKIGLKGLNTIVPKQENENLKDKLNENFHTSIIYNQKVGNIYTGSLYLNLLSLLENSKSLSSGDNILMYSYGSGAVCEIFSVTLVDGFEKRLRSDRMEDFDTRVKLSIEEYEKMFFEKIELDENGNSSFINDDNSLFSLEKIENHMRIYKKNNF; encoded by the coding sequence ATGAAAATAGGAATTGATAAAATTGGATTTGCAATGCCTAAATATTTTTTAGATATCGCAGATTTGGCAAAAGCTAGAAACATTAATGCTAATAAATATGTAAAAGGGCTTTTACAATTGGAAATGAGTATAGCACCAATTACTCAAGATATAGTTACTTTAGGTGCTACAGCTGCCTCGGAATTTTTGACTGAAGAAGATAAAAAAAATATTGATATGATAATAATCGGTACAGAATCTGGGATTGATCAAAGTAAATCAGCTTCTATTTTTATCCATAGTTTGCTGGGATTATCGCCATTTACGAGGGCTATTGAAGTGAAAGAGGCTTGTTATGGGGGAACAGCAGCTATTGCAATTGCTAAAAATCATGTGGCTTCTAATCCAGAATCATCTGTTCTTGTAATAACTAGTGATTTGGCAAAATATGGAATTGGGGCAACAGGAGAATCAACACAAGGAGCTGGTAGCTGTGCAATGCTTATAAAAAAAGATCCAAGCATCTTAATTTTAAATGACGACAATGTTTATCAAACTCGGGATATTATGGATTTTTGGCGTCCTAATTATTCAGATTTTCCTCATGTTGACGGACATTTCTCGACAAAACAATATTTAGATTGTTTAGAAACAACTTGGAATGAGTATTCTAAAAAATTTAATAAATCTTTAGACAATTTTGAAGCAATTTGTTTTCATTTACCTTTTCCAAAAATCGGTTTAAAAGGTTTAAATACAATAGTTCCAAAACAGGAAAATGAAAATTTAAAAGATAAATTAAATGAGAATTTCCATACTTCAATTATTTATAACCAAAAAGTAGGAAATATTTATACTGGCTCTCTTTATTTGAACTTACTTTCGCTTCTTGAAAACTCAAAATCTTTGTCTAGCGGTGATAATATTTTGATGTATAGTTATGGAAGTGGTGCTGTTTGTGAAATATTTAGTGTAACTTTGGTTGATGGTTTTGAGAAACGATTGCGTTCTGATAGAATGGAAGATTTTGATACTCGTGTTAAACTTTCTATTGAAGAATATGAAAAAATGTTTTTTGAGAAAATTGAGTTAGATGAAAATGGAAATTCTAGTTTTATTAATGATGATAATAGTTTGTTCTCGTTAGAAAAAATTGAAAATCATATGAGAATTTATAAAAAAAATAATTTTTAG
- a CDS encoding aminoacyl-histidine dipeptidase, with the protein MSKETNLENLEPKGVFHYFSEISKIPRASKKEKKISDWLYNFAKERNLEVTQDEVLNIFIKKQATKGYENYSPVILQGHMDMVWEKNKNTDFDFETQGIELVVKDGFLRANGTTLGGDDGIAVAYMLELMDRNDIEHPALEMIITVDEEDGMTGVNNLDYSIFTGKTMINLDTEEHGKIYVSSAGGGRTVTELTLDTKEINPESKLITVDVKGLSGGHSGAEIHCGFGNANKILGEVLDHLNKKYNFSIVNIDGGDKVNAIPREAVATLAVDLKDETVEDVKKLAELAFENIIKDMKIIDKTPMIEVVEVEKKGDEKGVSEADSNRLISLINELPNGVLAMSKNIDDLVETSINVGVIKTKNENSKLVIKIQTLPRSSVNKSLDEIMKKVIEVSKKYGAAVRIDSSYMSWEYRENSRIRDIATEAFKKVANKDPEIRAIHAGLECGIFDVNIKDLDIISVGPNIFGAHTPEERMEIWSVKETWDWLLEILKNAKIEK; encoded by the coding sequence ATGAGTAAAGAAACAAATTTAGAAAATTTAGAGCCAAAAGGAGTTTTTCATTATTTTAGTGAAATTTCAAAAATACCGAGAGCTTCAAAAAAAGAAAAAAAAATAAGTGATTGGTTGTATAATTTTGCAAAAGAAAGAAATCTTGAAGTGACACAAGATGAAGTTTTGAATATATTTATAAAAAAACAAGCAACAAAAGGATATGAAAATTATTCACCTGTAATTTTACAAGGTCATATGGATATGGTTTGGGAAAAAAACAAAAATACAGATTTTGATTTTGAAACACAAGGAATTGAGTTAGTTGTGAAAGATGGATTCTTGAGAGCTAATGGAACTACACTTGGTGGAGATGATGGGATTGCAGTGGCGTATATGCTTGAATTGATGGATAGAAACGACATTGAGCATCCTGCTTTGGAAATGATAATTACAGTTGATGAAGAAGATGGAATGACTGGTGTAAATAATTTGGATTATAGTATTTTTACTGGAAAAACAATGATTAATCTTGATACTGAGGAGCATGGAAAAATTTATGTGAGTAGTGCTGGTGGAGGAAGAACAGTTACAGAATTAACGCTTGACACTAAAGAAATTAATCCTGAAAGTAAATTGATTACTGTTGATGTAAAAGGTTTAAGTGGAGGACATTCAGGAGCAGAAATTCACTGTGGATTTGGAAATGCAAATAAAATTTTAGGTGAGGTTTTGGATCATCTTAATAAAAAATATAATTTTTCTATAGTGAATATTGACGGTGGAGATAAAGTAAATGCGATTCCTAGAGAAGCAGTGGCTACATTGGCTGTAGATCTTAAAGATGAAACTGTTGAAGATGTAAAAAAATTGGCTGAATTGGCTTTTGAAAATATAATTAAAGATATGAAAATCATTGATAAAACGCCGATGATAGAAGTAGTTGAAGTTGAGAAAAAAGGTGATGAAAAAGGAGTTTCAGAAGCTGATTCAAATAGATTGATTTCATTGATAAATGAACTTCCAAATGGAGTTTTAGCTATGAGTAAAAATATTGATGATTTGGTGGAAACTTCAATAAATGTGGGTGTTATTAAGACTAAAAATGAAAATAGTAAATTGGTAATAAAAATTCAAACTTTACCAAGAAGTTCTGTAAATAAATCATTGGATGAAATTATGAAAAAAGTTATAGAAGTTTCTAAAAAATATGGAGCGGCTGTTAGAATTGATTCATCTTATATGTCTTGGGAATACAGAGAAAATTCAAGAATTAGAGATATTGCAACAGAAGCCTTTAAAAAGGTTGCGAATAAAGATCCTGAAATTAGAGCAATTCACGCAGGTTTAGAATGTGGAATTTTTGATGTGAATATAAAAGATTTGGATATTATTTCAGTAGGACCAAATATTTTTGGAGCACATACGCCTGAAGAAAGAATGGAAATTTGGTCAGTTAAAGAAACTTGGGATTGGTTATTGGAAATATTGAAAAATGCTAAAATTGAAAAATAA
- the recO gene encoding DNA repair protein RecO: protein MKKLKVKGLILKKKEVGEANLLITIFSQEYGKLVGMAYGIRKSKKRNVASLNPLNIVEMLITEKNNYHIIDETETIKVFNNITKNIEKLEIALYILDSVEKIYDLSYENHIFFDKILEILDYIDGIKSMTEEYKYYIGVSFLRRIMIEHGIYDKMELKEILGERLGKVYDNLVKINGENSNNLEKIQNELKKYSKALKRITYFFEKYININLQVNLEIKKFVVEGI, encoded by the coding sequence ATGAAAAAATTAAAAGTAAAAGGATTAATATTGAAAAAGAAGGAAGTAGGAGAAGCAAATTTACTAATAACGATTTTTAGTCAGGAATATGGGAAGTTAGTAGGAATGGCATATGGAATTAGAAAATCAAAAAAAAGGAATGTTGCTTCTTTGAATCCTTTAAATATAGTTGAAATGTTAATAACTGAAAAAAATAATTATCACATTATTGATGAGACAGAAACTATAAAAGTTTTTAATAATATAACTAAAAATATTGAAAAATTAGAAATAGCACTGTATATTTTAGATAGTGTTGAGAAAATATATGATTTGAGTTATGAAAATCATATATTTTTTGATAAAATTTTAGAAATTTTAGATTATATTGATGGAATTAAAAGTATGACAGAAGAATATAAATATTATATTGGTGTATCATTTTTACGTAGAATAATGATTGAGCATGGAATCTACGATAAAATGGAATTGAAAGAAATTTTAGGTGAAAGATTAGGAAAAGTATACGATAATCTAGTAAAAATAAATGGGGAAAATTCTAATAATTTGGAAAAAATTCAAAATGAATTAAAAAAATATTCAAAAGCGTTAAAGAGAATTACATATTTTTTTGAAAAATATATAAATATAAATTTACAAGTAAATTTAGAAATAAAAAAATTCGTTGTGGAGGGAATATAA
- a CDS encoding ABC transporter ATP-binding protein: MNKKILELKNVSKTYKTKAEEIHVLKNINLTFNSGDFVSIQGKSGSGKTSLLNILGLLDVPTSGDVFIDEKKVNMKDEKLKNILRNRKIGFVFQFHYLLNEFTALENVMMPALVNKSMTKDKAKKRAKELLKMVDLGHRINHKPNELSGGEKQRVAIARAMINNPEMILADEPTGNLDTETSNVINELFKKISKEENQAIIIVTHSLELANMATYKYKIENGEFNMILPTLSTY; encoded by the coding sequence ATGAATAAAAAGATTTTAGAATTGAAGAATGTGAGTAAAACATATAAAACGAAGGCAGAAGAAATTCATGTGTTAAAAAATATAAATTTAACATTTAACAGTGGAGATTTTGTGTCAATTCAGGGGAAATCTGGAAGTGGGAAAACTTCATTATTGAATATACTTGGGTTACTTGATGTTCCGACAAGTGGAGATGTTTTTATTGATGAGAAAAAAGTGAATATGAAGGATGAAAAATTAAAAAATATTTTGAGAAATAGAAAAATAGGATTTGTATTTCAATTTCATTATTTGCTTAATGAATTTACAGCACTTGAAAATGTTATGATGCCAGCGTTAGTTAATAAAAGTATGACAAAAGATAAGGCTAAAAAAAGAGCGAAAGAATTGTTAAAAATGGTAGATTTAGGTCACAGGATAAATCATAAGCCAAATGAATTGTCTGGTGGAGAAAAACAAAGAGTGGCAATTGCTAGGGCGATGATTAATAATCCTGAAATGATATTGGCTGATGAACCAACAGGGAATTTGGATACAGAAACTAGTAATGTGATAAATGAGTTATTTAAAAAGATTAGTAAAGAAGAAAATCAAGCGATAATAATTGTTACACATAGTTTGGAATTAGCGAATATGGCTACATATAAATATAAAATTGAAAATGGTGAATTTAATATGATTTTACCGACATTGAGTACATATTAA
- the nrdR gene encoding transcriptional regulator NrdR, whose product MKCPYCGSDNTKVIDSRSYSDGNSIKRRRECEECQKRFTTHEKVVDLTLFVIKKNGEKQLYSREKVYNGIIRAFEKRNINMEKIEEILDKLEREILTKFSGEIKSSQLGDKIVSYLLDLDEVAYVRFASVYKKFDNLDSFVKEIEKIKNEKNIKGKVK is encoded by the coding sequence ATGAAATGTCCATATTGTGGTAGTGATAATACTAAAGTTATTGATAGTAGATCTTATTCGGATGGAAATTCGATAAAAAGACGTAGAGAGTGTGAAGAATGTCAAAAAAGGTTTACGACTCATGAGAAAGTTGTAGATTTGACACTTTTTGTTATAAAGAAAAATGGAGAAAAGCAACTATATTCAAGAGAAAAGGTTTATAATGGGATAATTAGGGCTTTTGAAAAGAGAAATATAAATATGGAAAAGATTGAGGAAATTTTGGATAAATTAGAAAGAGAGATTTTGACGAAATTTTCTGGTGAGATTAAGTCTAGTCAGTTAGGCGATAAAATTGTTTCATATTTATTGGATTTGGATGAAGTAGCTTATGTTAGATTTGCATCAGTTTATAAAAAATTTGATAATTTAGATAGTTTTGTTAAAGAGATTGAAAAAATAAAAAATGAAAAAAATATAAAAGGAAAAGTTAAATAG
- a CDS encoding ABC transporter permease: MVEFFIAWRHVVERKFQSIFSILGVGIAVTVFVVSLTISNGLNKNMINTLLTMSPHILVKSRKDAFFENYNSVIDSTKGIKEVTAVIPQINSQSILKYKGFAKGVLAKGMTAENVKKDLKLRILNGNNNISELNSVLIGEELSKEMNAKVGQEISLVSAENKEVKLIVRGIFKTGFLDYDSNLVVVPLKTMQIMSERGEVATEVGIITANPQKVDKVFEEVRANLPSKDFGAITWKKLNENLLHAVQFEKYVLIAILSLLLLVASFAVSVILNMIVREKIKDIGILKSIGYTNSNIRKIFTIEGLIIGVSGIVFSMIFSPLVLILLKELFKIYMASGRYYYLDELPLYISSGEISTIYIVTFFIVFISTIYPASRAAKMKPVEALKYE; encoded by the coding sequence ATGGTAGAGTTTTTTATAGCTTGGAGACATGTTGTTGAGAGAAAATTTCAAAGTATTTTTTCTATTTTAGGAGTAGGAATTGCAGTTACAGTATTTGTTGTATCGCTTACGATTTCTAATGGATTGAATAAAAATATGATAAATACCCTTTTGACTATGAGTCCACATATTTTGGTAAAAAGTAGAAAAGATGCTTTTTTTGAAAATTATAATAGCGTGATTGACAGTACAAAGGGAATAAAAGAGGTAACAGCAGTTATTCCTCAAATTAATAGTCAGTCGATCTTGAAATACAAGGGATTTGCAAAGGGAGTTCTTGCAAAAGGAATGACAGCTGAGAATGTAAAAAAGGATTTAAAATTAAGAATTTTGAATGGGAATAATAATATTTCTGAATTAAATTCAGTGTTAATTGGGGAAGAATTATCGAAGGAAATGAATGCGAAAGTAGGTCAAGAGATAAGTCTAGTTTCTGCTGAAAATAAAGAAGTAAAATTGATTGTAAGGGGGATTTTTAAAACAGGTTTTTTGGATTATGATTCAAATTTAGTTGTGGTACCTTTGAAAACAATGCAAATTATGAGTGAAAGAGGAGAAGTTGCTACAGAAGTTGGAATTATAACTGCGAATCCTCAAAAGGTAGATAAAGTTTTTGAAGAAGTTAGAGCAAATTTGCCAAGTAAAGATTTTGGTGCGATAACTTGGAAAAAATTAAATGAAAATTTATTACATGCGGTTCAATTTGAAAAATATGTGTTAATTGCAATATTAAGTTTGTTGTTATTAGTTGCTTCATTTGCCGTGTCGGTTATTTTGAATATGATTGTTAGAGAAAAAATTAAAGATATTGGAATTTTAAAATCAATTGGATATACAAATTCTAATATTAGAAAAATATTCACGATAGAAGGGTTAATTATTGGAGTTTCAGGAATAGTATTTTCAATGATTTTTTCACCATTAGTGTTAATTCTATTAAAAGAATTATTTAAAATATATATGGCATCCGGAAGATATTATTATTTAGATGAATTACCATTGTATATTTCTTCAGGAGAAATCTCAACAATATATATTGTAACTTTCTTTATAGTTTTTATTTCTACAATTTATCCAGCGTCTAGAGCTGCAAAAATGAAACCTGTGGAGGCATTGAAATATGAATAA
- a CDS encoding septum formation initiator family protein, with protein sequence MNKKTFIGLNAFVALLLAWFAFQMYDINQKKEKVKKELNEVKQQLVVYENKKKTLEDNQKNLNNSDKTEKLAREVFNLKRKGETTYKIIE encoded by the coding sequence ATGAATAAAAAAACATTTATTGGTTTAAATGCTTTCGTAGCTTTACTTTTGGCGTGGTTTGCTTTTCAAATGTATGATATAAATCAAAAAAAAGAGAAAGTAAAAAAAGAATTAAATGAAGTAAAGCAACAATTAGTTGTTTATGAAAATAAAAAAAAGACTTTGGAAGATAATCAAAAAAATCTTAATAATAGTGATAAAACAGAAAAATTAGCGCGTGAAGTTTTTAATTTAAAAAGGAAAGGGGAAACAACTTATAAAATCATTGAATAA
- a CDS encoding PTS sugar transporter subunit IIA, protein MSTNSITDYIKVQTINLDLKGKTKNAVIKELYEGLKETNVIKNPELGLNDIFSREEMGTTGIGKEVAVPHAKTTTVDELIITIGISKDGVEYGTLEGEKEKVKIIFMFLCPVDDTKEYLRVLARISRVIKEDKFRENLLKAKTQEEIMEIIKSEEV, encoded by the coding sequence ATGTCGACAAATAGCATTACTGATTACATTAAAGTACAAACAATTAATTTAGATTTAAAAGGAAAAACTAAAAATGCTGTAATTAAAGAGCTTTATGAAGGTTTAAAAGAAACAAATGTAATAAAAAATCCAGAATTAGGTTTGAATGATATTTTTTCGAGAGAAGAAATGGGTACCACAGGAATTGGGAAAGAAGTAGCAGTTCCCCATGCAAAAACAACAACAGTAGATGAGTTAATCATAACTATAGGAATTTCAAAAGATGGTGTTGAGTATGGTACACTAGAAGGCGAAAAAGAAAAAGTGAAAATAATTTTTATGTTCTTATGTCCAGTTGATGATACAAAAGAATATTTGAGAGTTCTAGCAAGAATTTCTAGAGTGATAAAAGAAGATAAATTTAGAGAAAATTTATTAAAGGCTAAAACTCAAGAAGAAATTATGGAAATAATTAAGAGTGAAGAGGTTTAA
- a CDS encoding serine protease, with amino-acid sequence MKIKKIILMGFFMCVMTVFSAESSVTKALVKVYAAHQSYNYSAPWQYGQSFNSTATGFIIDGNKIITNAHAVINTKFLQIRKEGDSKKYEAKVKFVSEEYDLALVEVDDKDFFKGTTSLTLGNLPSIQEKVVVYGYPLGGDKLSTTQGIVSRMEHNTYTLTNERFLIGQTDAAINSGNSGGPVTNNGKVVGVAFAGIANADNIGYFIPVNILKNFLNDIKDENYDGPPRLGIQWSALESVAHRKMLGLPNDSKGVLIKKVFKNSPFEGVLQKNDVLLKLDNKWIESDGTVEFRPNEKTDFSYINQQKNFGDMLSYEIVRNKKKMTGSVKLNSKNIRYSVVTEVKIETPPSYFVYGGLVFEPLTNNYLTLLKESKGEVPPVYEKEDTYKDYDQLAILTSVLPFDVNLGYSELENVIILKINGEKYKNFKDFVQKLRKVNSEFVILETENGDEIVLDRAKVEAQKEDLMRNYNVTSEMSDDVR; translated from the coding sequence ATGAAGATAAAAAAAATAATTCTAATGGGATTTTTTATGTGTGTGATGACTGTTTTTTCTGCTGAAAGTTCAGTTACTAAGGCATTAGTAAAAGTTTATGCGGCACATCAATCATACAATTATAGTGCACCTTGGCAATATGGTCAGAGTTTTAATTCTACGGCGACAGGTTTTATAATTGATGGGAATAAAATTATTACAAATGCACACGCAGTAATAAATACAAAATTTTTGCAGATAAGAAAAGAAGGAGATTCTAAAAAATATGAAGCTAAAGTTAAATTTGTGTCGGAAGAGTATGATTTAGCTTTAGTTGAAGTGGATGATAAAGATTTTTTTAAAGGGACGACATCGTTGACTTTAGGGAATTTGCCAAGTATTCAGGAAAAAGTAGTTGTTTATGGATATCCTTTAGGTGGAGATAAGTTGAGTACAACGCAAGGGATAGTTTCTAGAATGGAGCATAATACCTATACATTGACAAATGAGAGATTTTTGATTGGGCAAACGGATGCTGCAATAAATAGTGGAAATAGTGGAGGTCCTGTTACAAATAATGGGAAAGTAGTAGGAGTCGCTTTTGCAGGTATTGCGAATGCTGATAATATTGGATATTTTATACCAGTGAATATTTTGAAAAACTTTTTAAATGATATAAAGGATGAAAATTATGATGGTCCTCCGAGGTTAGGAATTCAGTGGAGTGCGCTTGAAAGTGTAGCACATAGAAAAATGTTGGGATTGCCTAATGATTCGAAAGGTGTGTTGATAAAAAAAGTATTTAAAAATTCACCTTTTGAGGGGGTTCTTCAAAAAAATGATGTTTTATTGAAATTGGATAATAAATGGATTGAATCTGATGGAACAGTTGAATTTAGACCTAATGAAAAAACGGATTTTTCTTATATTAATCAACAAAAGAATTTTGGAGATATGTTAAGTTATGAAATTGTGAGAAATAAGAAAAAAATGACTGGATCAGTTAAGTTGAATAGTAAAAATATTAGATATAGTGTTGTAACTGAAGTGAAAATTGAGACACCGCCTTCATATTTTGTGTACGGGGGATTGGTTTTTGAGCCATTAACAAACAATTATTTGACATTGTTGAAGGAATCGAAAGGTGAAGTACCGCCTGTTTATGAGAAAGAGGACACTTATAAAGATTATGATCAATTAGCTATTTTAACAAGTGTGTTGCCATTTGATGTGAATTTAGGATATTCTGAATTGGAAAATGTAATAATCTTGAAAATAAATGGTGAGAAATATAAAAATTTCAAAGATTTTGTTCAAAAATTGAGAAAAGTGAATTCGGAATTTGTGATATTGGAAACAGAAAATGGTGATGAAATTGTGTTGGATAGAGCAAAAGTTGAGGCACAAAAAGAAGATTTAATGAGAAATTATAATGTCACATCGGAAATGTCTGATGATGTAAGATAA
- the dinB gene encoding DNA polymerase IV, which yields MNKKIYLHYDMDAFFASVEQRDNPRLRGIPIAVGYGVVTTASYEARKYGVKSAMSVVEAKRLCPNLTLVRIDKEKYFRIGKEIQKLIKRFTDKYEFTSVDEGYIDITEFIKNNNIEKFVRKFKEYIFKNVGLTCSVGIGFNKVSAKIASDINKPNGYFIFWDREQFVEYLKDKELGIIPGIGKKTRETLKMFKVENGKDLHGFDKFDLINKFGNVKGEFLYNVVRGLHFSEINNARKRQSYGREVTFNHSINDVLELEDELRKQSKILSEKLKEKKEFIKTVTLKIRYSNFVTHTKAKRLKNATNDYKQIADMAIESFRSLEKKNEVRLIGVQLSSITKTNIVQLTFDDLEFMKKKKEE from the coding sequence ATGAATAAAAAAATATATTTGCATTATGATATGGATGCTTTTTTTGCATCAGTGGAGCAGAGGGATAATCCTAGGTTACGAGGAATACCAATAGCTGTTGGGTATGGAGTGGTGACGACAGCAAGTTATGAAGCGAGAAAATATGGTGTGAAATCTGCAATGTCTGTAGTGGAAGCAAAAAGATTATGTCCAAATTTGACTTTAGTTAGAATTGATAAAGAGAAATATTTTAGAATTGGAAAAGAAATTCAAAAATTAATAAAAAGATTTACGGATAAGTATGAATTTACTTCGGTGGATGAAGGATATATTGATATTACTGAGTTTATAAAAAATAATAATATAGAAAAGTTTGTTAGGAAATTTAAAGAATATATTTTTAAAAATGTGGGATTAACTTGTTCTGTTGGGATAGGTTTTAACAAGGTTAGTGCTAAAATTGCAAGTGATATCAATAAACCGAATGGATATTTTATTTTTTGGGATAGAGAGCAGTTTGTAGAATATTTGAAAGACAAGGAATTAGGTATAATTCCAGGAATTGGAAAGAAAACTCGAGAAACATTGAAAATGTTTAAAGTTGAGAATGGAAAAGATTTACATGGCTTTGATAAATTTGATTTGATAAATAAATTTGGTAATGTAAAGGGAGAGTTTTTGTATAATGTGGTTAGAGGGTTGCATTTTTCTGAAATTAATAATGCTAGGAAAAGGCAGTCGTATGGAAGAGAAGTGACTTTTAACCATTCAATTAATGATGTTCTTGAATTGGAAGATGAATTGAGAAAGCAATCGAAAATATTGAGTGAGAAATTAAAAGAGAAAAAAGAATTTATAAAAACGGTTACATTAAAAATAAGGTATTCTAATTTTGTTACACATACAAAGGCAAAGAGACTAAAAAATGCAACGAATGATTATAAACAAATTGCTGATATGGCGATTGAAAGTTTTAGATCTTTAGAGAAAAAGAATGAAGTTAGATTAATTGGAGTTCAATTAAGTTCAATAACTAAAACGAATATTGTCCAGTTGACATTTGATGACTTGGAATTTATGAAAAAGAAAAAAGAGGAGTAA